Genomic segment of Cottoperca gobio chromosome 6, fCotGob3.1, whole genome shotgun sequence:
TGTTATTATTGTCTGGTCTATCTTTCTATGTTCCCTGTGAAGCAGCTGGAATAAATATTTTAGAACTAAGGTTGTGTTCATGCTTTTGTTCCCTGTAGGTTAGATGATGTTCCACTGAAAGGCCGAAGTTTCTGTCCCAGTCCTCCGACTCGCTCCATCAGGGGAGCAAAGTCAATGCCTCCACTGAGTCCCTCACTGATGAAGgtagcatacacacacaacacgcacacgcacactcacactcacacgcacatgcacatgcacacgcactcaTGTCTCCATCACTTTAGAGGACAATGCATGACTTACATTCATTTCCTGGAGACTAGCTCCCCAAAGGAAAGCAAGTCCCCACAATGTATGTAAACACGATGATGTCCCCACAAACATGAGACAACAGGtctacacgcacacgcacacacacacacacacacacacatacacacacacagactggagaatgtatttttgtgtgtctgACTAATCTGATAACAGAAAGTTGTGTCTCTGATTTCGACGCAGAAATCCTGAATGCACCCTTctaattatttgtgtgtgtgtgtctgtgtgtctgtgtgtctgtgtgtctgtgtgtgtgaaggtactgAGATGATGGGACAGTCAGCTGATGGGAGAGTTTGAGTGTGACATTAGAGATCTGGAAGCTGATTCTTGGAGCGGCACAATGGATAAGAAGTTCCTGAAACATTGAAGAAAGATGAAATCAAGAAACAAGACGTCATCTATGGTAAGTGTGTTGTGAGGAAGACGGGCTTCATGTGTGAATGCTCCTGCCCATGATGTGGAGATAAGAGTCCTTTCTCTCCACAGAGTTGTTCAGACAGAGTTCCACCATGTGAGGACACTGAAGATCATGTCTGAAGTGTACTATAAAGGCCTGCAGAAGGAGCTGCAGCGGACACTAACACTCTGGACAAGGTGATGATGTGCTGAGGAGCACTTTCACCTGTGGACATACACACTAGCAATATGAATAAGAAGCATCatgaatatacacacattaaGGTCTATTGGTCATTCTCCGTAGATTTTCCCTGTTTTGGACAACCTActggacacgcacacacatttcctcaccCTGCtcctggagaggaagagagcttCATCCACTGAtggacaaaacaacaacagcttcCTGATCGCAGCATCGGGGATGTCTGCTCAACCAGGTGAACATtcaaaaagaagcagaagaagaaaacaccaTCTGCTGAGTTTGATAGTTGACTCTTGTGATGAATTTAGACCTAAAGGTAGATTGTTGGACAGACTGATCAGAAGATAGAGTTTCAGTGGTGCACTGTACCTGCCCAGACAGACAGGtcggcagacagacagacagacatacaggcagatCATTTTCTCCTGAGGGGGGCATTAGAGGAAAGGCCAGGGGATTATTTTTCTACAAATTGAAATGAATTTAGCCTTCCTCTGTTTGAATGTTCAATCAATAAGTAtccatttcatttgtttgtcaCATGTGTCATCCAGTGAAATCTAATCTTGCGTGTTCCTTTAATTTAGGTATTACAAAGAGTTCAAATAGAATAGGAATAGTAAAGTAATAGTAAGTATatagttgtgttgttgtttcatctttatatatatatatatatattacttttttCAGTAATTGTAGTCAAATGTTGATGTTTACTTTGTTCAGCTTTGTTGTCCTTGTTTTATCTGTATGTTTATTTCTGGTGTATATCTATTACCTCGTATATGTTACGCACTTAATTGGCCATTAAAGCTTCTGGATtctgaagtgtttttaaattcagttttcagGCTACAGTGCTGATCGTATGAAGAAGGTTTATGGGAGGTTCTGCAGTCGCCACAGTGAAGCTGTCAATCTCTAAAAGACCTGCACGCCAAAGATAACGCTTCCAGGCTCATCAAGGTGCACATCCTCTCACACGCTCCTCTCTATATAGAAATCgacatgtatatatttaactaATCAGGGGATGTTACAGTGCTGTGGTTCATCTGTATGGTATTTGATGTggatacaatatataaatatgaccTTGGTGTTTGGCAGAAAACAATGAGCAGCAGCATGTGCGGAGGCTCAGTATTCCAGAGTGCATTCTGTTGATCactcagaggatcaccaaataCCCTGGTCTCATCCAGAGGATACTCCAGCACACTAAAGGTAACGATGAACACACGTCCTGTGTCAGTGTCGTTACAAGGGAATTTAATCGTGTGGTTATTTGGAATCAATGTAAAATCAGTGCAGTGATGGATAATAATCTATATTCATGTTACAGTTTGATATTGCAAGGGTTAAGCCTCCCCACGGAGAACATGTGAATGCCTACTTAATAATTCAGTGAATGATGATGGCGTACCTCTCTGCTCTACACGACTCCGATGAAGACCACGGCTGTGTCTGTGAAGCTCTGCGCTGTGTGAAGGAGCTGATCACGGCTGTGGACAGTAAAGTGAACGAGCAGGAGAAGAAACAGAGACTGAAAGGAGTCTACAGGTACGCCGTATGACTGTAGGGATCAGCTCTCAGGGCAGTCCACAACATGACAGTAAAATGTACACAAGTGATTAGAATACTCTCTTCTGGGGAGTCTGACGTAGTccccgtaaaaaaaaaaataaaaaacaaaaacaactgccCTTTTTTCTCGTGCTTGTTGTGACGGTGAGTGTAATACGACAACTGAGACCCTGGAGTCTCCAGCTCGGGGAGTTGATATGCTGGTATCTGCTCCACTTATCTGCATGCAGCTGAGGGTTTCATCAACAGCAGGGGTCCAGTAACGCTGACTCTGTTTACACATTTTGTCATGACAAATTGAAATAAACTGTAGCAAGCTTGCACACACCTTCACCAACACTTCCTTCTGTGCTGCTACACATCCTGTCAGGAGGACAAGGCGTCAGTCAGTAATAGTTAAGAAACATCTCTGTCATCATAATACCACCATCATTAATCTCATTCCAGATTTAAAACATCCTTTCATTAATATGtaatcatctctctctctctctctctctctctctctctctctctctctctctctctctctctccctcctgcacaatctctcctctttctttttacaCCTTCCATCATCCACCCTTCATCCCTCCACCTTTTCCATTCTCTCCAGTATGAGTTGGTGTCAATCAAACCTGCGTCGTCCTGATCAGGAGCAAATAGACAGCAGAAGGTAATCAACATAGGTCATTAAAGATAAAGCTTTCCCCAGAGGCCAACACTTTAACTAGAACGTAAACCCTGTCCTGCTCGCACTGCAACATCGTATGAAAGGACAGGATGGTTCAATGCTTGTGTTGTCTTCTTGTCTCCCAGCTACAGCCTGGAGGGTCTGGAGGTGCAGAGGGGAGCGCTGTACGCTCAGTGTCCCAGCCTCAGTGAGCAGGAGGGGAGGACTGCAGGCAGGAGTTCACATCTGGACATCCAGGAGAGAGGCTCTCTGCTGTCCCTCactgaggaggagcaggaaggaGATGCAATCAGCACCCAtagccaggtgtgtgtgtgtgttttatttttattttattctgaagggAATAAAATAATAGTGGAAACTCATCCTTATTTCATTTAGTCAATACAATAACAGTATCATCCCCCCTGTGTTTCTTAGACATCCCATCATGTGCTGTCGGTGACAAACAGCTGTCCTGCCATGTTCCCTCAACAAACCCTTACCAAATCCATCTCCATGGTTACCATCAGTCAGCGCGATATCGATGGTGAGTGTGACGTCATCCCTTCATCCTGTTAGAGTTGTACTCTTGAACCTGTGCAATAAGATTGTTCTTTTACGTTTCTGCTGCATCCCATCACACCCTTTAGTGAGTGGATTTCCTCGATCAAAGCGACGAATCAGCTTCTCTCTCAGTATCTCCCCACTCCTCCCCAAAAATAGAAGCTTCTTTTCTATTGGCTGTCCCGCcagtgatgaggaggaggagggagggagtaaGTATGATGAATGTAGCTGTAGTCCCGTGTTTCCTCTGAGTGTTTCCTCCTGTAACCCTGTGCTCACTAAAACGTCTTCACCTCCTCCTGGAACTGTAGAATCAGACAGATAGAAaagacacttcctgtttcctggaAGCCATCGGCTTTCTTACCGCTCAAAGTAAAAGCATCAGCTTGTTTGTACATTAGGACATCTGAGAACAGGAGTGTCTCCTCTGTCCATTTGACCTGTCCTGAACGCCTTTAAACGTTTTACAGATGATCAGTATCGCAACTTTTACTTTGGACGTACAGTGTATTAACCCTTTCACTACCTCACCTTCAATGGAAAGCTTTAGATAAAACAATGCGTACACTTGCTTGTCCGGCTGTGTGACCACGAGGATCAGTTTCAGTGTGCAGAGGCCACAATGCAACGTGATGCCACCTGTGAAGGTGCTGTGTTGGCCAATCACATACATGCAAGCTCACATTCCTGGTAGATGGCTTTATAATGACAGTCCATATTCTGGACAAAAGATATTTCCAGGAACATCTTTAACCATAACTCAAACATTCATTGGGGGGAATCTTTACTAGATGATCTAATGTGTGTGGCTGAAAGTAACATACCTTAGATGCAGGTGTGCACAATTCTTTTGAAACTGTCTCAGCTAAAATAAGTTgtggagaaataaagaaactttttattattgtttttcactttcttgtGGTGTAAGTTGGGATACAATTATTTGTTATTCCGTTGCATAATAATTGTGCAATTCTTATTTTCTCTTAAGAGTTGATATATTTGAATCTAAAGTTAGATTGGGGATTTACTAATAACATTGAGTCTTTTCAGCAATAACATCCACTTACTGACTGTTCATCAGGGAGGCACAGGAATATATCCAGTGAAACTCTCAATTACAAGCAACTtaaattttttataaaatacacTAAACCGTGTAAGAATAAAGctataaacatacagtatataaaatatgtataccTTATATACTGTAAATCATATGTATCAGTGTAGCAGCTGTGGTGATCACATGCTGTCCTCTTTGCTTCCTGTAGGCTTGAGCCCATTCTGCACTAACCTTGGCTCGCTGGGATACAGGTAAGAAGGGAAACTGATACACTTCGATGATTTGACTGTTGTTAGatttcacatttgtttcatattttacagCTGAAAACAATAACTTTACAAATATTGACACATGCTGTAACTACCTTTAATCAAAATGTCATGTGTTACACAGCTGTGCCGCGAAGAGAAATTATGAGATTGCTCTATGTTGGTGTTACACACTAGAAAAAGTATTCAATTAGATTAAAATGAGCAGACTGTTTGCACACACTTGTCATGTGTGTTGAAGCAGACTGGCTTCATAATGGTGTGGGTGTTTGTCAGTATTTCAGAGGAGGAGCCGGGCCCCCTGCGGAGCGACactgaaggaaaaggaggacCTAAAATCAGTCGGACATTCAGCTACCTCCGCAGCAAGATGAGCAAGAAAGGCAAGGTGAGAACATCGAGTTAGTGCagtgtgcacgcacatgcaactgttagtgcagtgtgcacgcacatgcaactgttagtgcagtgtgcacgcacatgcaactgttagtgcagtgtgcacgcacatgcaactgttagtgcagtgtgcacgcacatgcaacTGTTAGTGCACATGCAACTGTTAGTGCAATGTGCACGCACATGCAAACTGTTAGTGCagtgtgcacgcacatgcaactgttggtgcagtgtgcacgcacatgcaactgttggtgcagtgtgcacgcacatgcaactgttggtgcagtgtgcacgcacatgcaactgttagtgcagtgtgcacgcacatgcaacTGTTAGTGCACGTGCAACTGTTAGTGCagtgtgcacgcacatgcaacTGTTAGTGCACGTGCAACTGTTAGTGCAAtgtgcacgcacatgcaacTGTTAGTGCACGTGCAACTGTTAGTGCagtgtgcacgcacatgcaactgttggtgcagtgtgcacgcacatgcaactgttggtgcagtgtgaacgcacatgcaactgttggtgcagtgtgcacgcacatgcaacTGTTGGTGCAGTGTGAACGCACATGCAACTGTTGGTGCAGTGTGGACGCACATGCAACTGTTGGTGCAGTGTGGACGCACATGCAACTGTTGGTGCAGTGTGGACGCACATGCAACTGTTGGTGCAGTGTGTACGCACATGCAACTGTTGGTGCAGTGTGCACGGACATGCAACTGTTAGTGCAGGTCACATCATGCACACCAACACCACAGCAGTGATGTGAGAGCCCTGTAGGACTGAAGCACGCTGCATAACGTGTGTCCGTCTGCACAGAAAGGTGTGGGGGTTCAACACAGATGAACAACTGTGTTACAAAATGTCTGCTtctttgattaaaacaaattgtaGAAGAATGTACGGAAATTATACAGCCAACAGCGAGCAGAAGACAAGGCTTTGTAGTTGAGCTGCAAGtgaaactaacaattattttcagtattgatGAATGTGACGATTAGTTTTCAATGAATCGTTTCAGCCTTACTTTGTAAGAACCTGATAAAACATTGAGCTGTTACAATCTCTTCGTTTTCTGGGTCCGTTTTGAATAAATGTGTCAACTacagaatgtgttttttccAGAAATGATTCAATCTGATGGACACAACATCAAACAAAAGAGTGTATTTAACCACCTCATCATTTCACTCAGAGCTAACTGCGCTGGTCTGAAGTCTGTGTCAGCGGTTTCCCACCACACATTCTTGATAAGTGccactttatgtgtgtgtgtatgtatacaccTGGTGTCTGGACTttgtatgcatatatgtacatattaagGTTAGGTgataacacaatataaataatagatCTGGGAATATCAGGATAATGTGGCCAGTGTTGCCAATTACTGAGCCTGGAAGGCTTTATGAGTTATTGAAACTAATATGATAGAAAACACCAAACTCGGATATTCACAACATGTTATTTTGTCGATACACATTTATCTGTTTCATTGCTtccaggagaaggagaggaaaggagagaaggagcgagagagtaaagagagagagaagaagagcacaAACGGTCATCTCTTCATCCCAGTCAGTCAGTGTCCTTCCACAGCCTGCCAGCACTGCACCAAACCTCTGCACAATAAAGACACGTTCCTGTGCAACAGTAAGACTCACTCACATatctttctccttccttccttctagttttctttccttcttttctacTCTGTCTCATCTCAACTCTGccactctctccttccttcctccttttattcctcctcctctgtggcCACTTCTTCCTCTTGTAGTCTTTTCCCTTTGAAACTCCTGAAGTCTCCTTTACCACTTTTTACTGATTTTAATAGGAATGTGACATTTctacctctcctctctgagctTTTTTCATCAATATGTCTCCGCTCCTCAGCTAAAGTTATCAGACATTAATAATTCTTAATACATAGAATATATGCAGACTTATCCTTTATAGCTGCAGTTCAGTAACTTTAATACAAATAACTTAACtgatcaaactgtcaaactaggcagcgctgatcaaatatgaatcaagTTTCTGccacaaatgttttcagaaacatatgtCTGTGTTTGGCTTTAAAATGAGTGTCTGCTCCGGCCCGTGGGCGGTGCTTGGGTTTGGCTTGACTGTTTCAAGGTGGCTGTGTGCTTGTGTCTCACCATCATAATGTTTCTTTCACAGACTGTGGATCCCATGTCCATAAATGCTGCAGagagagtctgtctgtctgtacaaagaacaaaacaaaggtaTGTctgatacatttatattatttctatttaacagaaaaatacctttttaacaaaaacaaaacagcatacTGTAAATACAGTTGGTACCTTTGATTTGTTACAGTAGcagaagagcacacacacatgtttgtatGACAGCTGATCAACATGTGTCTTGAAAAGTCACATGACATACTCTGTTCTGTCAAACATCTAACATGTCCAATACTTTTGAAGTTTCACCTAATGATATCGTGTGTTTGTTTCCAGCAGACATTTCTGGTGCCAGAAGCTGCTCCTGGGTCAGCTGTTAGCATGAGGAGTAAATGTAAGAACATATACACACTAACGAGCCATTTTTGAACATGTTGAGCAACGATGGTGCACCTCCCACACAGCAGGACCTAAACTGACATGAAACTAGTCTTATCAGACATGAGCAGAATGATTGATTAGGTGTTGGCACTCCCTCCACGTGTTGTCTGAGTGTTGGAATAAACCTCAAAGAACATCGACCGTCACCATCATAACTTTCAGTTTTTTGGCTGGACCACCAAAAGCGAGTGCAGCTCTAAAAGCGCTGAGGAAAGAAGGCTGACCATTGGTCGTTGTTACTCTACCCGCATAGCTGGAGATgatattttagtctttttaaatgtttgtgatgaGTTGGCTTTATATTTGTTGCTGAATTGAAGTTTATTTGCAGTCTATGTTAAGGATGATACGTCAGTTGCTGAGAATTGAAACACAACGACTTTGCTACAGCAAAGTCATAATGGGTCAAGAAACACCAGAGGAGATTTACAAATGTCTCCGTTTCATACTAACAGTATGTGGTCTTCAACTGTAAACACTCCTTAATGCCAGGTGCACTGACAACAAGTCTCCGTTTGCAAAGAGAGGAAATTAAACAGAGAATTGCTCCACGATCACTCTTCACATCTCAGTCTGTTATAAATCTCTGCTATTGTGTATGTTTACATCCAGCTACGTCTTCAGCATCATCTGTGTCATCCACGTCCTCCTTATCGTCACGGGAACGCTGGTCCACAGCAACCACTCCTGATGACCAGCTTCCTGTGATGTTTCCATGGAGACATCCCAGTATCTTCAACCCACACAGCAACCTGGCCAAGAGCATCTCCACCAGCAACATAGCAgggtgagaaaacacacacacacacacactcacacacacacacacacacacacacacacacacacacacacacacacacacacacacacacacactacttctGTACAGTACTTCTgacagttgtgttgtgtctttctcaCAGAATAAAGCCACTGTCCTTTGTCGGGAGTTGTGGTGTCTGACTCGCCGTTATGTTGCATCACATGTACATCATACATGTCATATCCTTACCACAGCACAGTGCATATTAAAGAAGAGCAGGGGGAGACTTTAGGTCACTAACCTCATCAGACACAGGTAAATGGGTCAATCAAATaattaggtatatatataaCCCCGCACACATCAGACagttaaacaaacaacataatcATATTGAAGCGGAAATGGCTCCAACAACAATATAACTCGATATACTATCACAGGAATGAAGTGAAGTGTTGGAAATGCAAGAAGAGATTATTTGGGTGTGTTTATATTTGCGTTCAAACTGTAGAACAGCCCTTATGTTgttacctcagtgacttcctgaAAGTCACTTCTAAGAATTACTTTTCATGCTCTGACATTTCTGCAGTAAGAGCTATGCTTTGCGCCTGTTCGtctgttttcacttcatttctTCCATTTGTAGCAATCAAACTGTTATTTTATTGTCCTGGTCTATCTTTCTATGTTCCCTGTGAAGCAGCTGGAATAAATATTTTAGAACTAAAGGTTGTGTTCATGCTTTTGTTCCCTGTAGGTTAGATGATGTTCCACTGAAAGGCCTGAAGTTTCTGTCCCAGTCCTCCGACTCGCTCCATCAGGGGAGCAAAGTCAATGCCTCCACTGAGTCCCTCACTGATGAAGgtagcatacacacacacacacgcacacgcacactcacactcacacgcacatgcacatgcacacgcactcCATGTCTCCATCACTTTAGAGGACAATGCATTGACTTACATTCATTTCCTGGAGACTAGCTCCCCAAAAGGAAAGCAAGTCCCCACAATGTATGTAAACAGATGTATGTCCCCACAACATGAGACATACAGGtctacacgcacacgcacacacacacacacacacacatacacacacacagactggagaatgtatttttgtgtgtctgACTAATCTGATCAACAGAAAGTTGTGTCTCTGATTTCGACGCAGAATCCTGAATGCACCCTTctaattatttgtgtgtgtgtgtctgtgtgtctgtgtgtctgtgtgtctgtgtgtgtgaaggtactgAGATGATGGACAGTCAGCTGATGGGAGAGTTTGAGTGTGACATTAGAGATCTGGAAGCTGATTCTTGGAGCGGCACAATGGATAAGAAGTTCCTGAAAACATTGAAGAAAGATGAAATCAAGAAACAAGACGTCATCTATGGTAAGTGTGTTGTGAGGAAGACGGGCTTCATGTGTGAATGCTCCTGTCCCATGTATGTGGAGATAAGAGTCCTTTCTCTCCACAGAGTTGTTTCAGACAGAGTTCCACCATGTGAGGACACTGAAGATCATGTCTGAAGTGTACTATAAAGGCCTGCAGAAGGAGCTGCAGCTGGACACTAACACTCTGGACAAGGTGATGATGTGCTGAGGAGCACTTTCACCTGTGGACATACACACTAGCAATATGAATAAGAAAGCATCatgaatatacacacattaaGGTCTATTGGTCATTCTCCGTAGATTTTCCCTGTTTTGGACAACCTActggacacgcacacacatttcctcaccCTGCtcctggagaggaagagagcttCATCCACTGAtggacaaaacaacaacagcttcCTGATCTGCAGCATCGGGGATGTCCTGCTCAACCAGGTGAACATtcaaaaagaagcagaagaagaaaacaccaTCTGCTGAGTTTGATAGTTGACTCTTGTGATGAATTTAGACCTAAAGGTAGATTGTTGGACAGACTGATCAGAAGATAGAGTTTCAGTGGTGCACTGTacctgcacagacagacaggtcggcagacagacagacagacatacaggcagacTCATTTTCTCCTGAGGGGGGCATTAGAGGAAAGGCCAGGGGATTATTTTTCTACAAATTGAAATGAATTTAGCCTTCCTCTTGTTTGAATGTTCAATCAATAAGTAtccatttcatttgtttgtcaCATGTTGTCATCCAGTGAAATCTAATCTTGCGTGTTCCTTTAATTTAGGTATTACAAAGAGTTCAAATAGAATAGGAATAGTAAAGTAATAGTAAGTATatagttgtgttgttgttttcatctttttatatatatatatatatatactttttttcaGTACATTGTAGTCAAATGTTGATGTTTACTTTGTTCAGCTTTGTTGTCCTTGTTTTATCTGtatgtttatttctgtgtatATCTATTACCTCGTATATGTACGCACTTAATTGGCCATTAAAGCTTCTGGAttctgaaagtgtttttaaattcagttttcagGCTACAGTGCTGATCGTATGAAGAAGGTTTATGGGAGGTTCTGCAGTCGCCACAGTGAAGCTGTCAATCTCTACAAAGACCTGCACGCCAAAGATAAACGCTTCCAGGCTTTCATCAAGGTCAGCACTCCTCTCACACGCTCCTCTCTATATAGAAATcgacatgtatatatatttaactaatCAGGGGATGTTACAGTGCTGTGGTTCATCTGTATGGTATTTGATGTggatacaatatataaatatgaccTTGGTGTTTGTGCAGAAAACAATGAGCAGCAGCATTGTGCGGAGGCTCAGTATTCCAGAGTGCATTCTGTTGATCactcagaggatcaccaaataCCCTGTTCTCATCCAGAGGATACTCCAGCACACTAAAGGTAACGATGAACACACGTCCTGTGTCAGTGTCGCTTACAAGGGAATGAATCGTGTGGTTTATTTGGAATCAATGTAAAATCAGTGCAGTGATGGATAATAATTCTATATTTCATGTTACAGTTTGAATATGCAAAGGTTTAAGCCTCCCCACGGAGAACATGTGACTGCCTACTTAATAATTCAGTGAATGATGATGGCGTACCTCTCTGCTCTAACAGACTCCGATGAAGACCACGGCTGTGTCTGTGAAGCTCTGCGCTGTGTGAAGGAGCTGATCACGGCTGTGGACAGTAAAGTGAACGAGCAGGAGAAGAAACAGAGACTGAAAGGAGTCTACAGGTACGCCGGTCTGACTGTAGGGATCAGCTCCTCAGGGCAGTCCACAACATGACAGTAAAATGTACACAAGTGATTAGAATACTCTCTTCTGGGGAGTCTGACGTAGTCCccgtaaaaaaaacacttgacaCCCAGTTTATCGTCTGGAGTTCAGTGGTGgatgatgaagatcatgtgatatgatcaaaagctccagaacagctacaaCATACAGCTGGAGCTGTGTAACAAATCCacaatgtgatttgatttgaggtCAAAATCTTATATATTCCTGTCAACTGCTGCATATTTGTAAAAAGAATGGACAGATGACAGAAACAAGGGTTCTATAGTACAGCAATGAAAGAAGTCACACAATCGTTGTTTTCTCAAATACCTGCACAGTCTAATTAAGCAAATAAGAGCATGAACGCGTGAGGATAAACATACATTGACAATGCTACACACACTAGCCATCACATGCGTCCCCAGTGTCTCCTTTCTGGATGTGGACATTAatttttctgattgttttctGTGGTCTCCAGTCGCACTGACAGCAAGTCCATCATGAGGATGAAGAGTGGGCAGATGTTTGCTAGAGAGGACCTGGTCAGAGGGAGGAGGCTGCTCCATGACGGAGCGCTGCAGCTGAAAAACTCTGCTGGACGACTCAAAGGTACACGATGTTTCCAGGCTTCATGCATCTTTAAACACACGCACGCTTTGCTTTGTTCTGCAGAGAGACAATGACAAAGTGTGTAAAGCAGTGTCTTCAGTCCACTCTGACAGCAGACAGGATGTTGCAatcttctttgtgtctttgtgtcgcAGATGTCCAGGCCATGCTCCTGTCTGACGTGTTGGTCTTTCTTCAGGAAAAAGACCAGAAATATGTCTTTGCCTCATTGGTAAGTAGCACGTTGTAAACCCTCCTTTTTATGCCTCTGTGCCGACGCCCGAGGCATCATGTCTCTGGTGGCTTGTCCTGCCGTATGTCCATAAGTCCCTAAATCCGTCCTATTCTCGTGAAAAAGCCATATCTCAGGAATGccttaaatatttttcaaatttgGCAAAACCTCCACTTTGACTCAAGGATGAAGTGATTAGTGTCatgtgtctgtaaatgctttgattaatgttgtgatttgtctgtaactgtgccgctgcctatcttggccaggactctcttgaaatAGAGATGtgtaatctcaatgagacatatcctggtaaaataaaggttaataataataattagatttttgtgttcattttgtgaGATGCAGTAACTGATTCTGATGTGGAACTCTTTGTCCTCAGGACCAGCGCTCGACAGTCATCTCTTTACAGAGTCTGATAGTCCGAG
This window contains:
- the LOC115010138 gene encoding A-kinase anchor protein 13-like isoform X1 — protein: MFPQQTLTKSISMVTISQRDIDGLSPFCTNLGSLGYSISEEEPGPLRSDTEGKGGPKISRTFSYLRSKMSKKGKEKERKGEKERESKEREKKSTNGHLFIPVSQCPSTACQHCTKPLHNKDTFLCNNCGSHVHKCCRESLSVCTKNKTKQTFLVPEAAPGSAVSMRSKSTSSASSVSSTSSLSSRERWSTATTPDDQLPVMFPWRHPSIFNPHSNLAKSISTSNIAGLDDVPLKGLKFLSQSSDSLHQGSKVNASTESLTDEGTEMMDSQLMGEFECDIRDLEADSWSGTMDKKFLKTLKKDEIKKQDVIYELFQTEFHHVRTLKIMSEVYYKGLQKELQLDTNTLDKIFPVLDNLLDTHTHFLTLLLERKRASSTDGQNNNSFLICSIGDVLLNQFSGYSADRMKKVYGRFCSRHSEAVNLYKDLHAKDKRFQAFIKKTMSSSIVRRLSIPECILLITQRITKYPVLIQRILQHTKDSDEDHGCVCEALRCVKELITAVDSKVNEQEKKQRLKGVYSRTDSKSIMRMKSGQMFAREDLVRGRRLLHDGALQLKNSAGRLKDVQAMLLSDVLVFLQEKDQKYVFASLDQRSTVISLQSLIVREVANEERGLFLITAGIERPEMVEVLASSKDERNTWRAIIQDAMHCIEKDEDEGVPSETEEDRKQQENRAKEIRERLRRKDEQIMSLLEEKVYIFRDLGDCNSAPDTSPPVRERMLFMATPDDVTKGEPIMKDALREVESLHAVVSSGVGGAGCSVPVGLTGGGSVGPVSLPRRAETFGGFDSHQMNSSKNGDREEGDESLDLRRTESDSVLKKGATASLQMLLKRNNEQVQHSVTHLHDLLISLQAVVVQQDSFIEDQRLTLNERLIANSSRHSSSSSLSSSSSSRPSSIIEQEKHRSLERQRQEAATLQKQQAAHQEEKRRREKVWELKEKCLAEREERLKVEEEQTRKRRQELMEEREMLQRKKEEYQGELERLREAQRRLERDKEAVRRDTEQLEALQRDKSTQLQRYQRTPSTTSDDSIRFHSTGSLDLDSKEAAEQLKGVELSSSVPTKEPFLRIGSKRIGKNFNPFSSSSSSKSQGAEKDSQLPTRLLQLAKPKEKKDKRKKKGKGEQTQAESKVVVMSDPQNDGDIFFC
- the LOC115010138 gene encoding A-kinase anchor protein 13-like isoform X2 encodes the protein MFPQQTLTKSISMVTISQRDIDGLSPFCTNLGSLGYSISEEEPGPLRSDTEGKGGPKISRTFSYLRSKMSKKGKEKERKGEKERESKEREKKSTNGHLFIPVSQCPSTACQHCTKPLHNKDTFLCNNCGSHVHKCCRESLSVCTKNKTKTFLVPEAAPGSAVSMRSKSTSSASSVSSTSSLSSRERWSTATTPDDQLPVMFPWRHPSIFNPHSNLAKSISTSNIAGLDDVPLKGLKFLSQSSDSLHQGSKVNASTESLTDEGTEMMDSQLMGEFECDIRDLEADSWSGTMDKKFLKTLKKDEIKKQDVIYELFQTEFHHVRTLKIMSEVYYKGLQKELQLDTNTLDKIFPVLDNLLDTHTHFLTLLLERKRASSTDGQNNNSFLICSIGDVLLNQFSGYSADRMKKVYGRFCSRHSEAVNLYKDLHAKDKRFQAFIKKTMSSSIVRRLSIPECILLITQRITKYPVLIQRILQHTKDSDEDHGCVCEALRCVKELITAVDSKVNEQEKKQRLKGVYSRTDSKSIMRMKSGQMFAREDLVRGRRLLHDGALQLKNSAGRLKDVQAMLLSDVLVFLQEKDQKYVFASLDQRSTVISLQSLIVREVANEERGLFLITAGIERPEMVEVLASSKDERNTWRAIIQDAMHCIEKDEDEGVPSETEEDRKQQENRAKEIRERLRRKDEQIMSLLEEKVYIFRDLGDCNSAPDTSPPVRERMLFMATPDDVTKGEPIMKDALREVESLHAVVSSGVGGAGCSVPVGLTGGGSVGPVSLPRRAETFGGFDSHQMNSSKNGDREEGDESLDLRRTESDSVLKKGATASLQMLLKRNNEQVQHSVTHLHDLLISLQAVVVQQDSFIEDQRLTLNERLIANSSRHSSSSSLSSSSSSRPSSIIEQEKHRSLERQRQEAATLQKQQAAHQEEKRRREKVWELKEKCLAEREERLKVEEEQTRKRRQELMEEREMLQRKKEEYQGELERLREAQRRLERDKEAVRRDTEQLEALQRDKSTQLQRYQRTPSTTSDDSIRFHSTGSLDLDSKEAAEQLKGVELSSSVPTKEPFLRIGSKRIGKNFNPFSSSSSSKSQGAEKDSQLPTRLLQLAKPKEKKDKRKKKGKGEQTQAESKVVVMSDPQNDGDIFFC